Part of the Cloacibacterium caeni genome is shown below.
GTCTCCGTATGATTCTATCAGATACCACAAGCAAATTGCACAAGCTGGATTAATGTCTATGGAACCTGCAACTGGTGATATCAAAGCTTGGGTAGGAGGAATCGATTGGAAGCATTTTCAATATGACCACGTAAAACAAGGAAAAAGACAAGTAGGTTCTACATTTAAACCTTTTGTTTATGCTACTGCGATTATGAATTTAGGAATGACTCCTTGTTCTACCGTTTCTAATGCTACTTATACTAAAGGAGATTGGGAAGTACAAGGTAATGGTGGTAATCTTACTTTGAGAGACGCTTTAGCACATTCTAAAAACCCTGTTGCGGTAAGATTAATAGAATCTGTAAGTCCTAAAAAAGTAATCCAATTGGCTAGAGATTTAGGAGTAACAGAAGAAATGCCAAATGAATATGCAATCGCACTTGGTTCTACAGATATTACCATTTACGAAATGTTGGGAGCTTACAGTTCTTTTGCAAATTTTGGAAATTACATAAAACCAGAAATGGTTTGGCGTATAGAAGATGCTAATGGTAGAGTAATTAAAGAAGTGAAAAACGAAACCAAAGAAGTCATGAACGAAATGTACGCTTATACCATGATAGATTTAATGAAAGGCGTTACAAGATTCGGTACAGCTTCTGGTGAACTAAGAAGAATGGGAATCCTAGAAACTGTAGAAATTGCTGGTAAAACTGGTACTACTCAGAATAACTCAGATGGTTGGTTCATGGGAATTACACCTAATCTAGCAACTGGAGTTTGGGTAGGTTGGGAAGACAGAGCAACCCACTTCTTTAGTACAGGAGAAGGTCAAGGTGCAAAAATGGCATTGCCAATTTGGGGAATTTTCATGAAGAAAGTTTGGGCAGATAAAGAACTCGGAATTACACCAGATGATAAATTTGCTAAACCTTCTAATTGGACAGGAGATTGTGCAGATTTACAAGGACTTGGAGGTTATGGAGACGATGGAGGATTACAAACCATAGACCAAATCAAAAATCCTAAACCAAAAGACAATCAGCCTAAAAACAACAAACCTAAAGAAGAAAATCTCAACGAAAATCTGAACAAAGACGAAGTAGATTTCAATCAATAAAAATGATAAACCGTTTCAATCTTATTTGAAGCGGTTTTTTCTTGAAAATCATTTAGTTTTGCAAAATGAATTTAGATAAAATTACACAGAGATATTTAGATCTTTTTCCAGGAGATTTTTCAGGAAATCCTATACAAAGACAAACGCCCAATTTCTTTTTTGCACTTACCGACATTTATGGATTCAAAAAAGCACAGTTATTGCACTTTAACGAAAATTTATCCGAAGAAATTGGCTTGGGAAAAATTGAAAAACAAGAGGATACAGATTTTTTAAACGCTACCAAACTTCCAGAAAATGTAAAAACATTTTCTACGGCTTATGCAGGTCATCAGTTCGGACAATGGGCGGGTCAATTAGGCGATGGAAGAGCCATTTATGCAGGAGAAATTCAAAATTCTGAAGAAAAATCAACAGAAATTCAGTGGAAAGGAGCTGGAGCGACTCCATACTCTCGTCATGCTGATGGAAGAGCTGTTTTGCGTTCATCTATCAGAGAATATCTCATGAGTGAAGCCATGTTTCACTTGGGAATTCCTACTACAAGAGCGCTTTCTCTTTCGCTTTCTGGCGAAAAAGTGGCACGAGATATCATGTACAACGGAAATGTAGATTTTGAGCAAGGAGCGGTGATTATTAGAACTTCGGAAACGTTTCTTCGTTTTGGGCATTTTGAATTATTAGCTGCGAGAAATGAACTCGATACTTTACAAAAACTCGCAGATTTTACCATCGAAAATTACTTTACTGAAATTGATAAAAATTCTACGGAGAAATATCTGGAATTTTTCAAAATAGTGGGCGAAAAAACCGCCGATATGATTGTAGAGTGGATTAGAGTAGGATTTACTCATGGCGTAATGAATACCGATAACATGAGTATTATTGGAAATACGATAGATTACGGCCCATTCTCATTTTTAGATGAATATAATCTGAATTTCACTTCCAATACAACCGATTTACCTGGAAGAAGATACGCTTTTGGTAAACAAGCGCACATTGCTCATTGGAATTTAATTCAATTAGCGAACGCACTTTTCCCATTAATTAAAGATGAAGCTGCGCTAGAAAAAATCTTGATTGATTACAGTGAAATGTTTTGGAAAAAGCATGATGAAATGATGGCGAAGAAATTTGGGTTTGAAAAACTAGAAAGATATGACGCCGATTTTTTCACTTCTTGGCAAAAATTAATGGAAGAAATTTCTACAGATTACACTTTGTTTTTCAGTCAGTTAGAAAGCCTTGAAGAAGGTTCAGATATCGTTGAGCATTTCAGAAATTCTTTTTATCAGAACTTGAATAAAGAGCAAGAAGCTTTGGTTATAGAATTTGTAGAAAATTACAGACAAAGACTTTCTTACAATCAAATTTCCAAAGAAGAAAGCCGAAAAATCATGCAAAAAGCCAATCCGAAATTTGTCTTGAGAAACTATTTGCTGTACGATTGCATTGCCGAAATGGAAGAAGGCAAAACAGAACTTTTTGACAAACTTTGGAACGCTTTACAAAATCCTTACGAAGAAATCTATCCAGAATTTTCAGTAAAAAGACCAGAAAAATATGAAGGAGTAGTAGGTTGCAGCTCACTTTCTTGTTCTTCATAAGAATCTAACCACAAAAGAGACAAAAGAATGGTTTGAAAACAAGAATTTCAAAAGTAAAAAAAAAAGAATTTTTTTACTTTTTTTACTATTGAATAACTTAAAAACGTCTTTTATCTTTTGTCTCTTTTGTGGTTAAAATAAATTATTTTTGCAAAAAATTTTATCCTTGAAAAAATTCAAAGACACTTTAAAACTGATTTTCCCAAGCAATGGGATTGAATGGGTTTTGTTCATCATTTTTCTAACTTCTTACGGAATTTTAGGAAGCTATATCGCCCTGAATTACAGAATCATATTTGATGATAGAATTCCTTGGGACGCTTATTTTAGTTTTGATAATCGCTCGATTGTAATGACAGGTGGTGGTTTTGAGAGACATCCGCTTTCTAACTATTTCTTTGATTTTATCAGAGAATTTGCACTTTGGATTTCGGATGGTAAAAAGAACGAAATTTTCCGTTTGGTTTTGGCTTGGTGCAGTAATTTTGCAGTGAGTT
Proteins encoded:
- a CDS encoding protein adenylyltransferase SelO, with translation MNLDKITQRYLDLFPGDFSGNPIQRQTPNFFFALTDIYGFKKAQLLHFNENLSEEIGLGKIEKQEDTDFLNATKLPENVKTFSTAYAGHQFGQWAGQLGDGRAIYAGEIQNSEEKSTEIQWKGAGATPYSRHADGRAVLRSSIREYLMSEAMFHLGIPTTRALSLSLSGEKVARDIMYNGNVDFEQGAVIIRTSETFLRFGHFELLAARNELDTLQKLADFTIENYFTEIDKNSTEKYLEFFKIVGEKTADMIVEWIRVGFTHGVMNTDNMSIIGNTIDYGPFSFLDEYNLNFTSNTTDLPGRRYAFGKQAHIAHWNLIQLANALFPLIKDEAALEKILIDYSEMFWKKHDEMMAKKFGFEKLERYDADFFTSWQKLMEEISTDYTLFFSQLESLEEGSDIVEHFRNSFYQNLNKEQEALVIEFVENYRQRLSYNQISKEESRKIMQKANPKFVLRNYLLYDCIAEMEEGKTELFDKLWNALQNPYEEIYPEFSVKRPEKYEGVVGCSSLSCSS